A part of Gossypium hirsutum isolate 1008001.06 chromosome A07, Gossypium_hirsutum_v2.1, whole genome shotgun sequence genomic DNA contains:
- the LOC107926664 gene encoding tetraspanin-8, which translates to MVRISNAIFNCINFIPLVLGLIAVVVSIYFSRNDSTVCETSARNPLLIIGIISVFVAVLALIGSCTKNGSIFLTIYSVLLILIILALFCLTFFALIVSNKELAKRIAGKGVGSVRLKDYSRWLRKNYLDAQHWEKVRSCLSESNICSSLHSEKAIFKLGFIKQKFSMIQSGCCKPPMYCKYEKKNATFWEMPKSGPDVPDTDCLTWSNDKEKLCYDCKSCKGGFLVDIKKQWRFMAIVNLVILVLILIIFNIGCSVRRRKEPKSDFAPKYLPPQIPPDYIPPPQTMV; encoded by the exons ATGGTTCGTATTAGCAACGCCATTTTCAATTGTATAAACTTCATTCCCTTGGTTTTAGGCTTAATCGCCGTCGTCGTTTCCATTTACTTCAGCCGTAACGACAGCACCGTTTGTGAAACCTCCGCTCGAAACCCATTGTTAATCATCGGAATAATATCGGTGTTTGTAGCAGTATTAGCCTTGATTGGTTCTTGTACCAAAAATGGGTCAATTTTCTTGACGATTTATTCGGTTTTGTTGATTTTAATCATATTGGCATTGTTTTGTTTAACGTTCTTCGCATTGATCGTGTCGAACAAGGAGTTGGCGAAGAGGATAGCCGGAAAGGGAGTGGGATCGGTGCGGTTGAAGGATTATTCACGGTGGCTGAGGAAAAATTATTTGGATGCGCAGCATTGGGAAAAAGTACGGAGTTGTTTGAGTGAATCCAATATTTGCAGTTCTCTTCATAGTGAAAAAGCAATTTTTAAATTAGGGTTCATCAAGCAAAAGTTTTCTATGATACag TCTGGTTGTTGCAAGCCACCCATGTATTGCAAGTACGAAAAGAAAAATGCAACATTTTGGGAGATGCCGAAATCGGGACCGGACGTGCCCGACACAGACTGCTTGACATGGAGCAACGACAAGGAGAAGCTCTGTTACGATTGCAAGTCTTGTAAGGGCGGGTTTTTAGTTGACATTAAGAAACAATGGCGGTTTATGGCCATCGTTAACCTAGTCATCCTCGTACTTATCCTCATAATCTTCAACATCGGATGCAGTGTTCGCCGACGAAAAGAGCCTAAATCCGACTTTGCACCAAAATATCTGCCACCTCAGATTCCGCCAGATTACATTCCGCCGCCACAAACTATGGTATAA
- the LOC107926653 gene encoding E3 ubiquitin-protein ligase ATL59 has protein sequence MERDSGSWYSNFATSYYFDLEMTELTQHQIPQDYEEYVDSAGSCGRFRYCHAFLDRHDNPDSTKLCQLLCKSLFEQCSKFTPWEHEIHEGFVDLRESEIFKYLESICIDERNKNINKFLIIVQFGVFTSSNNVLDYDDYDYYDIDEEELGFVPASESSIEALEKVSDLSLGFRCAICLEEEKEEVKRMPCGHVFHTQCIQQWLANSHLCPLCRHAMPSVS, from the coding sequence ATGGAGAGGGATTCTGGGTCGTGGTATTCGAACTTTGCAACTTCGTATTATTTCGATTTAGAGATGACTGAACTCACTCAACATCAAATCCCACAAGACTACGAGGAATATGTCGATAGTGCAGGAAGTTGCGGCCGCTTTCGTTACTGCCATGCTTTTCTCGATCGCCATGACAACCCCGATTCCACTAAACTTTGCCAACTGTTGTGCAAAAGCTTGTTCGAGCAATGCTCGAAATTCACCCCATGGGAGCACGAAATCCACGAAGGATTCGTGGACTTGCGCGAATCCGAAATCTTCAAGTATCTCGAATCTATATGTATAGATGAACGCAACAAGAACATAAACAAGTTCTTGATCATTGTGCAATTTGGAGTGTTTACCAGTAGCAATAATGTTCTTGATTATGATGATTATGATTATTACGACATCGATGAGGAGGAACTGGGGTTCGTGCCGGCTAGTGAATCGAGCATCGAAGCATTGGAGAAAGTTTCGGATTTGAGTCTTGGGTTTCGTTGTGCGATTTGccttgaagaagaaaaggaagaagTTAAACGGATGCCGTGTGGGCATGTGTTTCATACCCAATGTATTCAACAATGGCTCGCCAACAGTCATTTGTGTCCATTGTGTCGTCATGCCATGCCTTCTGTTTCCTAA
- the LOC107926615 gene encoding protein STRICTOSIDINE SYNTHASE-LIKE 11: MAYINSLLIIFFVFCFPSMVLSESFRSIQLPPNVTGPESIAFELATGRFYVGVTDGRILQYNGPTVGFVEFGSTGRNRTKTMCDGITDPDLGPMCGRPFGLGFHYATNQLYVCDAYLGLMVLGSGRRLATPLSTGVEGVPYRFCNGLDVHQLSGNVFFTDSTTNYDLRNASKGLESNDSTGRLLMYNPTNNRVTVLLKNLPGPAGVAVSQDGLYALVSNYNANNTIRFWLRGPRADTYEIINFQARPNNIQRTLVGDFWEAAAMVKQSTQTLVPIGQRISGLGLVLQTVNFERWYGNKLISEVQEFRDALYVASPDVDFIGIYSF, encoded by the exons ATGGCTTACATTAATTCCCTACTCATCATCTTCTTTGTTTTCTGTTTTCCTTCAATGGTTCTTTCCGAATCGTTCCGATCGATTCAATTGCCACCGAATGTCACGGGTCCCGAATCCATTGCCTTTGAGCTGGCAACTGGACGTTTTTACGTCGGTGTAACTGATGGTAGAATTTTGCAATATAACGGACCGACTGTTGGATTTGTGGAGTTTGGTTCTACCGGTCGAAATAG GACTAAGACGATGTGCGATGGCATTACTGATCCGGATTTGGGTCCGATGTGTGGAAGACCATTCGGTTTAGGGTTCCATTACGCTACGAATCAGTTGTATGTTTGTGATGCATACCTTGGTCTCATGGTGTTAGGGTCCGGCAGAAGACTAGCAACCCCACTTTCGACCGGTGTAGAAGGCGTGCCTTACCGCTTTTGCAATGGTTTAGATGTCCACCAATTGTCCGGAAACGTTTTTTTCACCGATTCCACCACTAACTATGATCTAAG AAATGCTTCGAAAGGATTGGAATCGAATGATTCGACAGGGAGGTTGTTAATGTATAACCCGACCAATAATCGAGTTACAGTGTTGCTAAAGAACCTTCCAGGACCAGCAGGGGTAGCAGTTAGCCAAGATGGATTATATGCTCTAGTCTCCAACTACAATGCTAACAATACTATAAGGTTTTGGCTCCGAGGACCCCGAGCCGACACTTACGAGATCATTAACTTCCAGGCAAGGCCAAATAACATCCAGAGAACCCTAGTAGGTGACTTTTGGGAGGCAGCTGCCATGGTAAAACAATCGACGCAAACATTGGTGCCCATAGGGCAGCGGATCAGTGGACTCGGCCTGGTTCTTCAAACAGTAAATTTCGAACGATGGTATGGCAATAAATTGATCAGTGAAGTGCAGGAGTTCCGCGATGCACTATACGTAGCATCGCCAGATGTGGATTTTATAGGCATCTATTCATTTTAA